GGACCGGCTTACCTCAGTTGGTGGTAGTGTGATCGAGATGGTGGCGGTGGCATCAGTGAAGAAGTGGCGGCAGCAACGACAGCAGCAGATTCGGGCTCTGACGGCTCAGGGCGGCGTCAGGCCAACGGATTTGGGCGGCGATGGCTTGGGGTGGCAGATTTGGGCTCCTGTGGTGGCTCAGTCTAACAACAGTGGTGTTGGCTCTTTGTAGAACTCTCTGATAGCAGCACACTGGTCATCCGAGAGGCCCGACATGAAGAGCTAAATGAACTATTGGAAGGCCTCGGTGTCAAGTGCTTGGTGTGGCGTTGTGAGGTTGAGCTGTTGCATGACAACATTCTGCCCAATAGTGGCTTGGTTGGAACCGCTAGCTGACTACTGCAACAGGGAATCGAGCTAGGAGGAAACCTAGCTCCTCATGCACAGTGCATTTTTTGGTCACGAGGAGAGGAGTGTGGCAGTAGGCTCTTCTTGACGGAAGCAACAAAATCTGTGGTGGCTCCAACGCAGGGGCTCCCAGCGATCATGGTGTTAAGAGTATCACTTATGTACCTAGGTCTTGTTCCTATTTGGCAGTACTATCAAAAGGGGTTAGGATTTAGTAGCTTAATCTAGTGTCTTTAGGTTGATTACCTGGTAGGTGATTAGGTGATGCACATTAAGTTTAATTAGCTCTAATAGACCATAGGAAGACCCAAAACAAGGAAGAGAAACTATaaaagctgggacaaagtttgaatTAAATTGGATAAGTTCCTATCCAAATATACTCACTGGACAATCTGATGAATGCATCAGAGGACCACACAAAAAGGTCTCTAAAGAATACACTCGCCGAATgaaatgcaccggagcattgttgcaGAGAGCATTTAAGAGGCAGTTTGGGGCATTTTTGtccaccggatgatctgatgattGCACCGGATAATTCACCAGAGCAATAAAGTCTGGGGCATATGCACACCAGAAGATTCATCAGAAGCTTCATCAGACAATTCACtaaatgatccggtgatgattGGATGAATGCACCATAGCAATTGTGTAGAGGAGATGTAGGCTTGGAGTTAGCGAGTTACACTCATTAGATGTTCCACGCTGAACACCTATTTCTAAGTGGGAGAGGTTTAAAGCATCTCCACCACTGAGTTACCTAGCTGAGAGCTTGACCTTTGTGAGGGCCTCtgacgtggactagaggtgagcTACAATTCACCGATGCCACGGGAAAAACATCATCATACCAAGTTTGTATTGTCTATACCTTTTACATTCCGTATTTACTTATTACATTTTATATTCCGCATTTATCTTTCTTAGAATTGCCATGTCTAGTTGCTAGGAATGAAACCGAGGGTAGGTGTAAAACTCTTTTCCAGTAGAGATATTCAtaatagataaatctagagtgtatttagattgagattgagatagatttatgcTTGTATTTTGAgccttttataatttttaaatatcctaattcagtCACCGGTCCTTTTAGGTGatcttgtttaaaaaaattgggTCGCACTATTCATCAAttgactgttttttttttcagtcaaCGGCTGTGCAGCCTTTCTTCAACCTCGGGCTCTCTCTCTGTCCATcccagtctctctctctctcttctactCACTCCTCACTCCCCAAGCACCCGCTTCCACCTGTCTCCAGCGGCCGGGACTGCTACCGTTCCTCCGCCGCCCTAGCACCCCGCCCAGCCCCAcgcccgccaccaccacctGTCCACCCTGCTGCCCCGCCGTCCCTCAGTCCGGCAATGATTGAAAGCCCGCCTGAGAACAATGCCCAACCCGGCAGAGCTAATCCCGTCACGTTCACAGCCGTGCACTAATCTCCTCCGAAATTTCAGTCGACACAAATTTAGGAGGCTTGCAAAAGATTAGTAGCGATGATTAGAAGGTAATAACATCCTTACGATTTGCTTTTAGTGTCATATACGCATGTGCCCGGAGGAGCCAGTCGTACCTGGATCGCGAGTACGTAGACACGACACGACGCGCATATATACGTACTTATACACATTACACACGTACACAAACGCACACGATATATTGTGTACATATCAGCGATCGAGTAGCCTATAGAATAGGCGAACAAGTACGTGACCagccactttttttttttctctgcagCACTTGCTCGATCGCGCCACGTTTGAAGCCTTTTTAGTTGCGCATCCAGAGCATGCTGTCCTGGGGCAGGAAGTGGCATACCGGCACGCTACCCGGGGCCACGCCAAGCTTCTTGTACGTCGGCCAGAAGATGCCGGGCGTCGCGTCAGCGTGGCACGCCGTCAGAGCCTCAGCCTTGGTCCCATCGGCGCCGGCAAGGATCACCGTGTACACGGCGGCGGTGGTCGTGTGGCACCCGAAAACGGCGTAGGGGTAGGGCATGCAGTGGCAGGCCACCATGTCCCTACCGGCCACCGGCAGGGGCCTGACAGACTCCACCATGTACGCCTGCCTCGGGATCGCCCCCTCCTTGCTGAGTTTGGTCTTCATGGCGCGAACCTCTCGGGTGCCGAGGCTGGAGGCGGCGAAGTCGACCATGGACTCGAAGGAGGTGGCGCAGCGCTGGGCCACCACGCCGGCGAGCGGCGGGGCCTCGCACTCGGCCAGGGTGAAGCgtatggcggcggcggcgggggagccGGCCGGGACGGAGAGGCGGGAGAGGATCTCCGGGATCTTGGCGGAGGAGAAAGGAATGGAGTCGGCGCGGCCACCTGGGAGCACGGTGGCTCCGGCATCGGCGTGGGTGAAGTGGAGCGTCATCCTGGAGCCCGGGTACAAGTCATTCTTGA
This genomic window from Phragmites australis chromosome 7, lpPhrAust1.1, whole genome shotgun sequence contains:
- the LOC133923423 gene encoding BURP domain-containing protein 6-like isoform X1; this encodes MARSLAALLLLLQIAPVIASAYLYQEDSVGSAFFLKNDLYPGSRMTLHFTHADAGATVLPGGRADSIPFSSAKIPEILSRLSVPAGSPAAAAIRFTLAECEAPPLAGVVAQRCATSFESMVDFAASSLGTREVRAMKTKLSKEGAIPRQAYMVESVRPLPVAGRDMVACHCMPYPYAVFGCHTTTAAVYTVILAGADGTKAEALTACHADATPGIFWPTYKKLGVAPGSVPVCHFLPQDSMLWMRN
- the LOC133923423 gene encoding BURP domain-containing protein 6-like isoform X2; amino-acid sequence: MARSLAALLLLLIAPVIASAYLYQEDSVGSAFFLKNDLYPGSRMTLHFTHADAGATVLPGGRADSIPFSSAKIPEILSRLSVPAGSPAAAAIRFTLAECEAPPLAGVVAQRCATSFESMVDFAASSLGTREVRAMKTKLSKEGAIPRQAYMVESVRPLPVAGRDMVACHCMPYPYAVFGCHTTTAAVYTVILAGADGTKAEALTACHADATPGIFWPTYKKLGVAPGSVPVCHFLPQDSMLWMRN